A region of Zerene cesonia ecotype Mississippi unplaced genomic scaffold, Zerene_cesonia_1.1 Zces_u002, whole genome shotgun sequence DNA encodes the following proteins:
- the LOC119838323 gene encoding uncharacterized protein LOC119838323 has translation MLLKLLILTFLLNVNVISSEKLQSVSDDDLLQLIKEQEKLIVLFHKPNCKECDKLEKIIDILEEDFEKELNAPSVKVVNSHLARLYSPTKEPALVFFRHGVPLLYDGAAEEGEIYGYLEKNQSPSVKELTDKIFEHMTQAATGATTGDWFVML, from the exons atgttgctTAAATTGCTCATTTTAACCTTTTTGCttaatgttaatgtaattagcagtgaaaaattacaaagtgTAAGCGATGATGATTTATTACAACTAATAAAAGAACAAGAAAAACTAATAGTATTGTTTC ATAAGCCAAACTGTAAAGAATGTGACaaactagaaaaaataatagacaTCTTGGAAGAAGATTTTGAAAAAGAACTCAATGCACCATCTGTGAAGGTTGTGAATAGTCATCTAGCTAGATTGTACAGTCCAACTAAGGAACCTGCACTCGTATTTTTCAGGCATGGAGTACCTTTGCTTTATGatg gtGCAGCTGAAGAGGGCGAAATATATGGTTATTTGGAAAAGAACCAGTCTCCATCAGTAAAAGAGTtgacagataaaatatttgaacatatGACACAGGCAGCAACTGGTGCTACCACAGGAGACTGGTTTGTCATGTTGTGA